A section of the Paenibacillus odorifer genome encodes:
- a CDS encoding ArpU family phage packaging/lysis transcriptional regulator has product MQQSFLPEIDRVRTQAAVEAAFDKYRENKFLTFEEREAATTAAWSTTPRSDTGTTSDQTANIAIHNVDSLAARKEYCERIERIVNRLPRMESFLIKERYIITEYDYITDQKI; this is encoded by the coding sequence GTGCAACAAAGCTTCCTGCCAGAGATAGATAGAGTACGGACGCAAGCTGCGGTTGAAGCGGCTTTTGATAAGTATCGAGAGAATAAATTCCTAACTTTTGAGGAACGCGAAGCAGCCACGACAGCAGCATGGTCAACTACTCCGAGAAGCGACACGGGAACAACTTCGGACCAAACCGCGAATATTGCCATACACAATGTTGATAGTTTAGCAGCACGTAAGGAGTACTGTGAGAGAATTGAAAGGATTGTAAATAGGCTTCCACGAATGGAATCATTTTTGATTAAAGAAAGATATATAATAACCGAATATGATTACATCACGGATCAGAAGATATAG
- a CDS encoding tyrosine-type recombinase/integrase: MTTGMRQGEVLGLRWKDVDLDKRTISVVQILSHDGKTFQTGAKTDAGTRSIGIDITTVTALRTLKHRCNEEKIGDKHIYQDNDLVICTALGTPVSPRNLNRSFSNLVEKAEVKKIRFHDLRHTHVVMLLKARENNKRIADRLGWSSVKMIDRYAHVMPDMQQETADLFGSVFFKKTGAIIGAAKEVK, translated from the coding sequence TTGACTACCGGCATGCGGCAAGGTGAAGTTCTTGGCCTACGCTGGAAGGATGTTGACCTGGATAAGCGGACTATCTCTGTCGTGCAGATTCTAAGCCATGATGGAAAAACTTTTCAAACGGGAGCTAAAACGGATGCTGGCACACGGTCCATCGGTATCGATATTACGACCGTTACAGCTCTGAGGACGCTTAAGCATCGATGTAATGAGGAGAAGATCGGAGACAAGCATATTTACCAGGATAATGATTTGGTAATATGTACAGCTTTAGGTACTCCAGTGTCTCCCCGTAACCTTAACCGTTCATTCAGTAATCTGGTTGAAAAAGCTGAGGTCAAAAAAATCAGATTTCATGACTTACGCCATACTCACGTAGTCATGCTGTTGAAAGCTAGGGAAAATAACAAACGAATTGCGGATCGATTAGGCTGGTCAAGTGTAAAAATGATAGATCGGTATGCCCATGTAATGCCTGATATGCAACAAGAGACCGCCGATCTCTTTGGTAGTGTTTTCTTCAAAAAAACTGGTGCCATTATTGGTGCCGCAAAAGAGGTAAAATGA
- a CDS encoding Arm DNA-binding domain-containing protein has translation MTAFKDDSLKKNKWYFVIEDGVGKDRKRIKRRGFKRKQDAEEAERELLNQLKGGLDLKASKTLYSNFMEDHLNDKKTSVKESTLKMYKALVNNHILPTLGDLELGEIKPRHIQNLYNKLFESGKLSDENIQKVHSIINESLNKAAGHDMIIKNPALAVKRPKAEKKEMLYWSEEESHKFLQSEPMTDIITPFYLH, from the coding sequence ATGACAGCATTCAAAGATGATTCGTTGAAGAAAAACAAATGGTATTTTGTCATTGAAGATGGTGTGGGCAAAGATCGCAAGCGTATTAAACGTAGAGGGTTCAAGCGCAAGCAAGACGCTGAAGAAGCTGAACGTGAGCTACTCAACCAGTTGAAGGGTGGCCTTGATTTAAAAGCTTCTAAAACACTGTATAGCAATTTCATGGAGGATCATTTAAACGACAAGAAGACCAGTGTCAAAGAGAGTACTCTTAAGATGTACAAAGCCTTGGTAAACAATCATATTCTACCAACTCTAGGCGATTTAGAACTTGGAGAGATCAAGCCACGCCATATTCAAAATTTATACAATAAACTCTTTGAATCTGGGAAACTCTCCGATGAGAATATTCAGAAGGTCCACTCCATCATCAACGAATCTCTAAATAAAGCTGCTGGACACGACATGATTATTAAGAATCCTGCTTTGGCAGTAAAACGCCCGAAAGCAGAGAAAAAAGAAATGCTTTATTGGTCTGAGGAAGAATCACATAAGTTTCTCCAGTCAGAGCCAATGACCGATATTATTACGCCTTTCTACTTGCATTGA
- a CDS encoding helix-turn-helix domain-containing protein, with amino-acid sequence MIENKLSEVMGRKRLKISEVIEKSGLARNTVAELYHGRAKRVDLETLDKLCKALECESLSEIIEFRQEVETKI; translated from the coding sequence GTGATCGAAAATAAATTAAGTGAGGTAATGGGACGTAAGCGTCTAAAGATATCCGAAGTTATTGAGAAATCCGGCTTAGCTCGTAATACGGTAGCTGAGCTCTATCATGGTCGTGCTAAACGAGTGGATTTGGAGACTTTAGATAAACTATGCAAAGCTTTAGAATGCGAGAGTCTAAGTGAAATTATAGAGTTTCGACAGGAGGTTGAAACGAAGATATGA
- a CDS encoding DUF4145 domain-containing protein codes for MKVIVNGDGLTINRKPDECPFCKRNIEVAPIGSYSTRYRKILVFNCPRQVCSEIFLSYYSFKKGVSGAENMWIYEESKPYSYVTKVFSDDIIRISPLFSEIYNQAFKAESEGLGHICGPGYRKALEFLIKDYLIEGSPERSDEIKTMLLGKCIDALVTDSNIKLCAKRATWLGNDETHYVRKWEDKDITNMKELIDLTIHWISSEIITKRYLQEMP; via the coding sequence GTGAAAGTAATTGTAAATGGCGATGGATTAACTATTAATAGGAAGCCTGATGAATGTCCATTTTGTAAAAGAAATATTGAAGTTGCGCCTATAGGTTCGTATTCAACTAGGTACAGAAAAATTTTAGTTTTCAATTGTCCTAGACAAGTATGTTCTGAAATTTTTCTATCATATTACAGTTTTAAAAAAGGAGTTTCTGGCGCAGAAAATATGTGGATTTATGAGGAAAGCAAACCATACTCCTACGTCACAAAAGTCTTTAGTGATGACATTATACGAATATCACCTTTATTTTCAGAAATATATAATCAAGCATTTAAAGCTGAAAGTGAAGGTTTGGGTCATATCTGTGGACCTGGATACCGAAAAGCATTAGAATTTTTGATTAAAGATTATCTAATAGAGGGATCACCTGAACGTTCAGATGAGATAAAAACTATGTTGCTAGGTAAATGTATTGATGCCCTTGTTACAGACAGCAACATTAAACTATGTGCCAAAAGAGCAACATGGTTAGGAAACGATGAAACTCACTATGTAAGAAAGTGGGAGGACAAAGATATTACAAACATGAAGGAGTTAATTGATCTGACAATACATTGGATTTCATCAGAAATAATCACTAAGCGTTATTTGCAAGAAATGCCTTGA
- a CDS encoding TRADD-N-associated membrane domain-containing protein, translating into MSSAWMSLISGVALTAVASLTTFAYFVTTKKIEKHTNFEVNEIAEILNKKKLEDEETRKTVKEYLNARYSTNDLSASITVPEKGNVLYGPPDDSQINKVIDQLNSTQTQDDPGWKLVETLVKNYHKQALTQANVQFYFSVAAAVTGLILLSYTLLSHSPADEKALSSIPVVITEGIAALFFKQAEQTRQRATELYDRLREDNVQNLSIELINSIEDENLRSVVKSQLALKMGNVDSTITELSSLIKEKQFNIFNS; encoded by the coding sequence TTGTCTTCAGCTTGGATGTCATTAATATCGGGTGTAGCCCTTACCGCAGTAGCCAGTTTAACTACATTTGCTTACTTCGTAACTACTAAAAAAATTGAAAAACACACAAACTTCGAAGTTAATGAAATTGCTGAGATTTTGAATAAAAAGAAGCTAGAAGATGAGGAAACAAGAAAAACAGTAAAAGAGTATTTAAATGCACGTTATTCAACGAATGATTTAAGTGCATCTATAACTGTCCCTGAAAAAGGAAATGTTTTATATGGACCTCCCGACGATTCTCAAATTAACAAAGTAATTGACCAACTTAATAGCACTCAAACGCAGGATGACCCTGGGTGGAAACTTGTCGAGACCCTTGTTAAGAATTATCATAAACAGGCCTTAACTCAAGCAAATGTTCAATTTTATTTTAGCGTAGCCGCCGCTGTTACTGGATTGATTCTTCTGAGTTATACACTGCTTTCACATTCTCCGGCAGACGAGAAAGCCCTTAGTTCAATACCAGTTGTTATTACTGAAGGGATCGCTGCCTTGTTCTTTAAACAAGCAGAACAAACGCGACAAAGAGCAACTGAGTTGTATGACAGACTAAGAGAAGATAATGTGCAAAACCTTTCAATTGAGCTAATAAACTCAATAGAAGATGAAAATTTGCGTTCGGTTGTCAAATCGCAACTAGCGTTAAAGATGGGCAATGTTGATTCAACTATCACAGAACTTTCTTCTTTGATAAAAGAGAAGCAGTTTAATATCTTTAATTCTTAA
- a CDS encoding sporulation protein Cse60, with protein sequence MKRKMQVELFSGTGINELQKEVNEFLSGLPAEEIVDVKFTCSNESWDVLVCYTK encoded by the coding sequence ATGAAAAGGAAAATGCAAGTCGAGCTTTTTTCAGGAACAGGAATCAATGAATTACAAAAAGAAGTGAATGAATTCCTTTCTGGTCTGCCTGCGGAGGAAATAGTTGATGTGAAATTCACTTGTTCGAACGAATCGTGGGATGTTCTGGTCTGCTATACCAAATAA
- a CDS encoding phage terminase large subunit family protein — MISKKTEVLFKQIAQMWEPKPPMTVSEWAEEHRVLSKEASAEPGPWRTDRSPYTKEIMNCMNDPSVEEVAIMASAQVGKSEILLNIAGFFADQEPYPMIYMLPDKQLIKSVSQERITPMINASPRLRSVFAAAKGRSASNTIAKKSFPGGYLQLVGANSPAQLSSRSVRVILADEVDRFPVSAGTEGDPVELVKKRTTTFYNRKHLFVSTPLVEETSRINRLYQDSTQEQWRLPCPCCGELEALGFGNLKFTRDDAGEVLNVEAACRACGGISSEKNWKSGTGQWVARQQHPFRRGFHLSQIVSPWVTWKKIVSGFLEAKDDPEMLQVWTNTVMGETWRVTGEKLDENELMQRGEEYEADVPDGVKILTATVDTQDNRFEIEVKGWGAGRESWGIRFHVIHGDLEQSKVWDELDEFLKRKWKDKHGRSFGIVGAFIDSGGHYTGSVYKFCAARLGRRIYAIKGEGKENGGYVPLYNGYTNNNRYKATVIRIGVDEGKYRVSNDLKRKRYGPGYCHYPVNQSGHDNRGYNEEYFLGLTAETLVTKKKMGVTYQIWQPIRKRNEPFDLHVYQLALIELLSPNLDEMLPIAVGEGTQTKAAPKAGRRRPP, encoded by the coding sequence ATGATATCGAAGAAGACTGAGGTACTATTTAAACAGATCGCTCAGATGTGGGAACCTAAACCGCCTATGACTGTTTCGGAGTGGGCAGAAGAACATCGGGTACTGAGTAAAGAAGCTAGCGCCGAGCCGGGTCCGTGGAGGACAGACAGATCTCCTTATACCAAAGAAATAATGAACTGCATGAATGATCCATCTGTTGAAGAGGTCGCAATCATGGCCTCGGCCCAGGTAGGTAAATCCGAAATCCTGCTGAACATAGCGGGATTTTTTGCTGACCAAGAACCTTACCCAATGATTTACATGCTACCAGATAAACAGCTGATCAAGTCGGTATCTCAGGAACGGATCACACCGATGATTAACGCTAGTCCACGGCTAAGGAGTGTGTTTGCTGCCGCAAAAGGTAGGTCAGCCAGTAACACGATTGCTAAAAAAAGTTTTCCTGGTGGATACCTTCAGCTAGTTGGGGCCAATTCTCCAGCGCAACTATCCTCTCGTTCTGTGCGAGTGATACTTGCAGATGAGGTGGATCGCTTTCCGGTATCTGCTGGTACTGAGGGCGATCCGGTAGAACTTGTTAAAAAGCGGACCACAACCTTTTACAACCGGAAGCATTTATTTGTATCAACGCCTCTGGTGGAGGAAACATCTCGTATCAACCGACTCTACCAAGACAGCACTCAAGAGCAGTGGCGCTTACCGTGTCCATGTTGCGGCGAGTTGGAAGCTTTGGGTTTCGGGAACTTGAAATTTACTAGGGACGATGCAGGAGAGGTGCTGAATGTAGAAGCAGCCTGTCGGGCTTGTGGTGGGATATCTTCGGAGAAGAATTGGAAGTCTGGAACAGGCCAGTGGGTTGCGAGACAGCAGCATCCATTCCGCAGAGGTTTTCACCTTTCGCAGATCGTCAGTCCTTGGGTAACTTGGAAGAAAATTGTCTCAGGCTTCCTTGAAGCAAAAGACGATCCGGAAATGCTTCAGGTTTGGACGAACACTGTCATGGGCGAAACATGGCGAGTCACTGGTGAGAAGCTAGATGAAAACGAACTGATGCAACGCGGCGAAGAGTATGAAGCGGATGTACCGGACGGTGTGAAGATTCTTACGGCTACTGTGGATACTCAGGACAACCGTTTTGAAATCGAAGTGAAGGGTTGGGGGGCTGGTCGCGAGTCTTGGGGAATCCGATTCCATGTCATTCATGGAGATTTAGAGCAATCTAAGGTATGGGATGAGCTAGACGAATTTTTAAAACGGAAATGGAAAGACAAACACGGGCGATCCTTTGGGATTGTTGGGGCGTTTATTGACTCCGGGGGTCACTACACAGGAAGTGTATATAAGTTCTGTGCGGCGCGTCTTGGTCGCCGGATATATGCGATAAAGGGTGAAGGTAAGGAAAACGGCGGCTACGTGCCGTTGTACAACGGTTACACCAACAACAATCGTTACAAAGCAACAGTAATACGTATTGGGGTTGACGAGGGAAAGTACCGCGTTTCAAATGACCTGAAGCGTAAGCGTTATGGACCGGGATACTGTCACTACCCAGTGAATCAATCCGGTCATGATAACCGTGGATACAACGAAGAGTATTTTTTGGGTCTTACTGCTGAGACACTTGTCACTAAAAAGAAGATGGGTGTCACATATCAGATATGGCAGCCGATCCGAAAACGTAACGAGCCCTTTGACTTGCATGTCTATCAACTTGCACTCATTGAGTTGCTTAGTCCAAATCTGGATGAGATGTTACCGATCGCTGTCGGTGAAGGCACACAAACCAAAGCGGCTCCTAAAGCAGGTCGCCGCCGACCACCTTAA
- a CDS encoding ArpU family phage packaging/lysis transcriptional regulator, whose product MQQSFLPEIDRERTQAAVEAALYKYRENKFLTFDEREATTTAAWSDSPKGFTGVTTDQTSNIAIHNVDTQAHRKNFCERIERVVNRMPKMEGFLIKERYMTTEHDYITHEKVYNFKFQPPISSGTYSKIRWKAFYKLALDLNLVIEKEEEKDG is encoded by the coding sequence GTGCAACAGAGCTTTTTACCAGAGATAGACCGGGAGCGTACTCAGGCGGCAGTGGAGGCTGCTCTATATAAATACAGGGAAAATAAATTTCTGACCTTTGATGAACGTGAGGCAACAACAACTGCTGCGTGGTCAGATTCCCCTAAGGGATTTACAGGAGTTACCACAGACCAAACTTCTAATATTGCCATTCATAATGTAGATACTCAAGCACACCGAAAGAACTTTTGTGAACGGATAGAACGAGTGGTGAATCGCATGCCAAAGATGGAAGGGTTCTTGATTAAAGAACGATATATGACAACAGAGCATGATTATATTACTCATGAGAAAGTGTATAATTTTAAATTTCAGCCGCCGATTAGCTCGGGAACATATAGCAAGATACGTTGGAAGGCTTTTTATAAGCTGGCTTTGGATTTGAATCTAGTGATCGAGAAGGAGGAAGAAAAAGATGGTTGA
- a CDS encoding helix-turn-helix domain-containing protein translates to MVEQMYKTTSDYPSVLTAKEIQQILGIGERQTYELLNSGQFHIVRVGKMIKVSKDVFLKWLQG, encoded by the coding sequence ATGGTTGAACAAATGTATAAGACTACTTCTGATTATCCCTCTGTACTTACAGCGAAGGAAATACAACAAATACTTGGTATAGGTGAGCGTCAAACATATGAACTATTAAACTCGGGTCAATTTCATATCGTGCGGGTAGGTAAGATGATAAAAGTCTCAAAAGATGTATTTCTTAAATGGTTACAAGGATAA
- a CDS encoding copper amine oxidase N-terminal domain-containing protein: MDKFYCQIKKGLVHMLSFHSKAWLSVLMLSTLLLPATVSASSSLTVSESPALAQASFANTSQVYYQFGVPGGNIGGPALLKNGVIYVDVRGIAEQAGLKMDWDKSGKRALFKGWTKSFAVRIGSQTGVLDGKAVDLGGIPFKSKEDGIYVPARFIVKAFEGSHLRLDSTTNTLLADDLKTFNVFTESSGGRTYTLVKANGDLYVSQGKDTVIKLTSLQTNFDWAGMKIEKTAGGLLVIKIIDSYGEPHINTREITLIFKNGALLRKATFAYQFRGDADFKPYDGNLILHDGNTLRFIQDGTGNVIDTLDLVKLGGEEDAYYVEGIDKEIILLRGNQNGLLTLIDRQTGERTLLYKELLTAKDQEYAENNDVPFKGDTLKFIKRSGDKLYFINDSPLTGKKEVIYSIEAHSNNSKNNTD, encoded by the coding sequence TTGGATAAATTTTACTGCCAGATAAAGAAAGGGTTGGTTCATATGCTCTCTTTTCACTCCAAAGCTTGGTTATCCGTCTTAATGCTCTCAACACTTCTACTCCCTGCCACCGTGTCAGCAAGCTCTTCATTAACTGTATCGGAGTCGCCTGCGCTCGCCCAAGCTTCCTTTGCTAATACTTCGCAAGTATACTACCAATTTGGCGTTCCAGGCGGAAACATTGGCGGACCTGCGCTGCTCAAAAATGGTGTAATCTACGTAGATGTTCGGGGGATCGCTGAGCAAGCTGGCTTAAAAATGGACTGGGATAAATCCGGCAAACGTGCTCTGTTCAAAGGCTGGACTAAAAGTTTTGCTGTTCGAATCGGGAGTCAAACTGGAGTCCTTGACGGGAAAGCGGTAGATCTAGGAGGAATACCTTTTAAATCCAAAGAAGATGGGATATATGTGCCGGCGCGTTTTATCGTTAAGGCTTTCGAAGGCAGCCATCTCCGTCTGGACTCCACAACGAACACACTTTTAGCAGATGATCTGAAAACCTTCAATGTTTTCACAGAATCCTCTGGAGGGCGCACCTATACGTTGGTCAAAGCTAATGGTGATTTATATGTCTCACAAGGCAAGGATACGGTGATAAAACTCACTTCACTCCAAACAAACTTTGACTGGGCAGGAATGAAGATCGAGAAAACGGCGGGGGGGCTGCTAGTCATTAAGATTATTGATTCCTATGGAGAGCCTCATATTAATACACGCGAAATCACACTCATATTCAAAAATGGTGCATTACTACGCAAGGCCACATTCGCCTACCAGTTCAGAGGAGATGCGGATTTCAAACCTTATGATGGCAACCTAATCTTGCATGATGGTAATACCTTACGTTTCATCCAAGACGGCACGGGCAATGTAATAGATACTCTTGATCTTGTAAAGCTGGGTGGCGAGGAAGATGCTTACTATGTAGAAGGCATTGATAAAGAAATCATACTGCTTCGTGGAAATCAGAATGGATTGCTTACCTTAATCGACCGCCAAACAGGCGAGCGAACCCTTTTGTATAAGGAGCTACTCACAGCAAAGGATCAGGAATACGCGGAAAATAACGATGTTCCTTTTAAAGGAGATACTTTGAAATTCATAAAGCGGAGCGGTGACAAACTGTATTTTATAAATGACTCCCCTCTTACTGGCAAAAAAGAAGTTATCTACTCCATTGAAGCTCATTCCAATAACTCCAAGAATAATACTGATTAG
- a CDS encoding site-2 protease family protein: MQNEQKKNTSTPLKWLGGGAAMLLLKGKAILSLLKIGKIAGPLISMMVSIGAYALIYPWGFAIGIVLLLLVHELGHVIAAKRIGLPVSAPLFIPFLGALITMKKHPLDAKTEAYVAFGGPILGTIGSTAVFGAAYYMDSPLLYSLAYIGFLLNLINLLPIHPLDGGRIATAVTRWLWLVGLVGGLAIIVYLRSILFFIIWAMFAYDLYNKFVKRRNNNRPQSVTKGFLIPVEPLREAGYMIPGAEHRRDLPFTTYSDLERQQYVVVRWDQLNYYGKATLPQQCIIEKVRISQLEQVTLENGLHLKMHCDISYTVHDNDKYYDVPASTRWKYGTAYFVLAGFLVGMMYLVHLVGNVNL; this comes from the coding sequence ATGCAAAATGAGCAGAAAAAGAATACTTCTACTCCGCTGAAATGGTTGGGGGGCGGAGCCGCTATGCTCCTGTTAAAAGGAAAGGCGATTTTGTCTCTGCTGAAAATAGGTAAAATTGCCGGGCCGTTAATTTCCATGATGGTTTCGATAGGGGCATATGCTTTAATTTATCCGTGGGGGTTTGCCATAGGTATCGTCCTGCTTTTGCTTGTTCATGAATTGGGACATGTTATAGCCGCTAAGCGCATCGGGCTACCCGTCAGCGCTCCGCTATTTATTCCTTTTTTAGGCGCGTTAATTACTATGAAAAAACATCCGCTGGATGCGAAGACAGAAGCGTATGTAGCTTTTGGCGGACCGATTCTGGGTACTATTGGGTCTACTGCTGTTTTTGGAGCGGCATATTATATGGATAGTCCGCTTCTTTATTCCCTGGCTTATATAGGCTTTTTGCTTAATTTGATTAACCTGCTGCCAATCCATCCGCTAGACGGTGGACGTATCGCTACCGCGGTTACGCGCTGGCTGTGGCTTGTGGGTCTGGTCGGTGGCTTAGCTATAATCGTTTACTTGCGTTCGATTTTGTTCTTTATCATCTGGGCAATGTTTGCTTACGATCTGTATAACAAATTTGTGAAAAGACGTAACAACAACCGGCCGCAGTCTGTGACTAAGGGTTTCTTAATTCCAGTGGAGCCCTTGAGAGAGGCGGGTTACATGATTCCAGGAGCTGAGCATCGCCGGGATTTACCTTTTACCACCTACAGTGATCTAGAGAGACAGCAGTATGTTGTGGTGAGATGGGATCAGCTGAATTATTATGGCAAAGCTACACTGCCACAGCAATGTATTATTGAAAAGGTAAGAATTTCGCAGCTGGAGCAAGTAACGTTAGAGAATGGTCTTCATTTAAAAATGCATTGTGACATCAGCTATACAGTCCATGATAATGATAAGTATTACGATGTACCAGCCAGTACACGTTGGAAATATGGGACAGCTTATTTTGTTTTAGCAGGCTTTCTGGTTGGGATGATGTATTTAGTCCATTTGGTTGGAAACGTCAATCTCTAA
- a CDS encoding GNAT family N-acetyltransferase has translation MAAEILRVTTEEQLQMGLDIRTKVFVEEQKVPAEEEIDEYDAISPNAHHILIIDEGVPVATGRLIYYKAGTAKMQRIAVLKDYRVKGYGRVLLLAMEELARELGLEASILDAQCQAENFYKKLGYEVISTEPFYDAGILHVRMQKML, from the coding sequence ATGGCGGCAGAAATCTTACGGGTAACTACAGAGGAACAGCTTCAGATGGGGCTGGATATCCGCACTAAAGTATTTGTTGAGGAACAAAAGGTACCGGCCGAGGAAGAAATTGACGAATACGATGCCATCAGTCCGAATGCGCACCATATTCTGATTATAGATGAAGGGGTACCTGTAGCAACGGGGAGATTGATCTATTACAAAGCAGGTACTGCTAAAATGCAGCGCATCGCCGTATTGAAAGACTATCGGGTCAAAGGATACGGACGTGTCTTGTTGCTGGCTATGGAAGAGCTTGCTCGGGAGCTTGGACTGGAAGCTTCAATTTTAGATGCTCAGTGTCAGGCAGAGAATTTCTATAAGAAACTCGGCTATGAAGTTATTTCTACGGAGCCATTCTATGATGCAGGTATATTACATGTACGGATGCAAAAAATGCTTTAA
- a CDS encoding DUF3892 domain-containing protein, translating into MPNNERESFVAVQKNGDGDLTSFQTSTGRVLAYDQALQEVQAGNIAGVNAFKGKDGETYIRGDADGDPTNNLDNLPTFS; encoded by the coding sequence GTGCCAAATAACGAACGAGAATCTTTCGTAGCTGTTCAAAAAAATGGGGATGGCGATTTGACAAGCTTCCAGACCTCTACAGGACGTGTGCTGGCGTATGACCAAGCCCTGCAAGAAGTACAGGCCGGAAATATTGCCGGAGTGAACGCTTTTAAAGGTAAGGATGGAGAAACTTATATCCGCGGAGATGCGGATGGAGATCCGACTAACAATCTGGATAATTTGCCGACATTTTCATAG
- a CDS encoding MBL fold metallo-hydrolase: MSLSLQMLGTGNAFAKKYFNNNGLLLDENYTLLIDCGITAPLAMHRLGKSFNDVNATLITHIHADHVGGLEELALTLKHVHGKKMTLLLPETLIEPLWNNTLKGGLYQEDAVSSLSDIFEVKPLQPEITYNLSPTLSIEIVQTPHIPGKNSYSLLINNEIFYSADMTFQPDLLISLVRERGIRIILHDCQLGGTGVVHTTLEELMSLPKDVRERIKLMHYSDEQPDFVGLTGEMEFLEQHVNYKF, from the coding sequence ATGAGTCTAAGCCTACAAATGCTAGGAACAGGCAATGCTTTTGCGAAAAAATATTTTAACAACAATGGCTTGCTGCTAGATGAAAATTACACCCTGCTGATTGATTGCGGGATAACAGCCCCGCTTGCCATGCATAGACTTGGAAAATCCTTCAATGACGTAAATGCTACGCTCATTACACATATTCATGCGGATCACGTTGGAGGGCTGGAAGAGCTTGCGCTAACCTTAAAGCATGTGCACGGTAAAAAAATGACCTTGCTGCTTCCTGAGACACTTATAGAGCCCTTGTGGAACAATACATTAAAGGGAGGCTTGTACCAAGAAGATGCTGTATCTTCCTTATCTGATATCTTCGAAGTTAAGCCCTTGCAGCCTGAAATTACCTACAACCTCTCTCCTACTCTTTCAATAGAGATCGTACAAACACCGCATATTCCCGGCAAAAATAGTTATTCCCTTCTAATAAATAACGAGATTTTTTATAGTGCGGACATGACCTTTCAGCCGGATCTACTGATTAGCCTTGTGCGGGAGCGCGGGATCCGGATCATCCTGCATGACTGCCAATTAGGCGGAACAGGCGTTGTTCACACTACGCTGGAAGAGCTGATGTCTCTGCCTAAAGATGTTCGCGAACGGATCAAGCTCATGCATTATAGCGATGAACAACCAGATTTCGTCGGACTTACAGGGGAGATGGAATTTTTAGAGCAGCATGTGAATTATAAGTTCTGA
- a CDS encoding copper amine oxidase, which produces MNRWKKITLCVFAFSLMGGSLLFADSVNQKIRVWSNGKEIVDGGYLIDGKTYIPARETGGVVTWDGSGKVTILKPNVHIVLFKGDTVFGNVNVGKLKIKILTQVDSLTEEISAVKVAMTDPSGNVKDIQSQVLEGSQKDNFWFPTSEFTYDFKEAGKYRVGFYIKPSKNADYVLVSEKVITALN; this is translated from the coding sequence ATGAATAGATGGAAAAAAATCACTTTGTGCGTGTTTGCTTTTTCCTTAATGGGTGGCTCATTATTATTCGCCGATTCCGTTAATCAGAAAATTAGAGTATGGAGCAACGGAAAAGAAATTGTAGACGGCGGTTATCTAATTGATGGAAAAACGTACATTCCTGCTAGAGAAACAGGCGGGGTTGTCACTTGGGACGGTTCTGGGAAAGTTACGATTCTTAAACCTAATGTCCATATTGTACTTTTTAAAGGGGATACGGTTTTTGGCAATGTCAACGTAGGCAAGCTGAAAATTAAGATATTAACACAGGTAGATAGCCTGACTGAAGAGATTTCAGCTGTGAAAGTAGCCATGACAGATCCGTCTGGTAACGTTAAGGATATTCAGTCGCAGGTGCTTGAAGGCTCACAGAAGGATAATTTCTGGTTTCCAACCTCTGAGTTTACTTATGACTTTAAAGAAGCGGGCAAATATCGGGTAGGCTTCTATATTAAGCCATCCAAAAATGCAGATTACGTACTTGTGTCGGAGAAGGTAATTACAGCGTTAAATTAG